The following is a genomic window from Chanos chanos chromosome 1, fChaCha1.1, whole genome shotgun sequence.
TCATTTAGTACGTCTCTATGTCACAAATACTATGGCACTTCTTCAAATGTTCAAAATCTCTACTGAATGATTTCAGAAAATACCAAATACCAATGCCTCTCTGAACTCCAGACCACAAAGGAGCACTTAGTTCCATTCTGAACTACGGTGAAattaatgacacaaacacacacacacatacacctttcaaaatgaattaatcaaGAAAAGTTTTGCCACAGGTTATACAGCTTTATTAATAACTTTTAATATTGCTAAAAGTTaaaaggggaaaacaaaaccaaaccaaaaaaaaaaaaaaaacaagcatgttttctgtttatagTGAAACAAACCAACCACCCGCCTGGTCATTTAATCTCCTAAAACATGAGGTAATATTCAGCCCTCATAAGTCATCCAATAACTGAACCaggtcaaaataaataacatcatATAAACCGTATGCATATGTTTTTATAAATCACTAACTTATATACTGCATACCCCCAGGTCACATCAGTgtgatcaaaaacacaaacgctCACAAATTAGCAAGGCATGGAtaatcacaataaaaacaaacaaacaaacaaacaaacaaacaaaaagccctCATTGTGATAGTAAAAAGGTAAGAACCAGTGACCAACGTCGCAGGAGCGGAGACGAGACAGAAACCAAGCCCGGACACAGTCAGGCTGAACAAACCGGACGAGGACGGTCAGAAGCGCATGCAGGGGGAATAAGCGGGGAGAGGGAGTCCTCTACCTCCTCCAGCTCCGCCACCTCCTCCAGCTCCGCCAGCACCTCCAGCTCCGTCTCCACGTTTACAGATAATCTGTGCTGTcccacagaacaaacagaattcaGGTGGCGTTGAAGGTGCCCgcgagggaaaagaaagaaagaaagaaaaaaagaaagaaagaaaaagacagaaagaagaaaaataaacgGACAGATTTTGAATGGGACGCACTGAATCTCTTTCCACACCTCTCTTCACTGACCAACATCATCAATCAACAAACAATCTTCCTTTCAACCATCCTTTTcttttacctgtctgtctttcttttacccgtctgtctttcttttacctgtctgtctttcttttacccgtctgtctttcttttacctgtctgtcttctttttacctgtctttcttttacctgtctgtcttctttttacctgtctttcttttacctgtctgtcttctttttacctgactgtctttcttttacatGTCTGTCTTTGGAACGATATCATTGGCTTACACCTTCGCATATTGCATATAGACACATAATGACCCGTCACACAAGATCCCACAAAACGCAGATTAAACATTTTGACCAGAACTTCTGAAAACCAGAGGACTGGGCTAGCAGAGCTGACATGCTATGGGCAGGTCCTCCCTCATACCAAAACCAGATTTTTGTGTCGAATGAGGAACAACTTCAGGAGTGAGACTCGGGTTTGGTGAAGAGTGAACAAAAGGCAcaatggaaataaaaacaaacttgctatttctgttctgttcttttcttttttcttttcttttcattttttaaagtgcaTGTTAAAATAGGTTCCTCAATAAGagcaaacagacattaaaaagtCACTTCTGGTGAAGCTGAGGACACAGGACACATAATACAACCATGGCAGACCAGGGGTTGGGTCATAACCTTTGACCTCTATgtgcatttaaacacacaccGTCAGCTTATCGGATCATACCTTGGATCTATAtcgaaaacaacaaaacaacaccccccccccccaaaaaaatactttctttctttggagAGTTATTGCCGCAGTACATGAATCTGTGTCACAGAATGTTCAGGAGAAGCGTTTTCGAGTAGTTCTGACaaccagagtaaaaaaaaaaaaaaagataaataagcACAAACAGGAGAACAGTGCGTGAGGTATCAGAACAGCTGGACGACTGCGTGACATAAACATGTGACCAGACGAAAGAGGGATGcggtggaggagaagagatgaacTGATGATTAGTGAAAGACAGGAACTAACAGTGCAGAGCTGAACTGGACTTTGGGGCTGTGCAGTGTTTACACATGACGGCGGCCAGTTCAGCTCCTCCTATAAAACCAGTAAAACCTGTAAGTGAATGAACTAGTAATGGATAAACCAACAGAAGGTGTGATCGGTACAATCTTCATCACTAACGCAGAAACCAGTAGTTAATCATGCTTTTCAGCAGGTATTAAAGGAGATCCCAGCAGAAGCAGACTGCAAGagaagtatgtttttttttttcccatacaATAATGCAAAACTGCATTAATCAAACTACATGTGCAATTTacatggagagaaggagagagagagagagagagagagagagagagaggggaagacagaaagagaggaagcgGGTACATGTGGGAAACCGATTGCTAATGCCTGTTAAATGCCAACCAGGGTCTCatcccaataaaaaaaaaagtctgaaacatGATTGAGAAAAGTCCAAAAAGGAGAAGATCAtacaaaaaaatctctttttataAAGATAAGACAGAGTTTCCAAGTTAGTCcttttgtgttgtctctgttaTACTGTGTAAGGGTTCATGCAGGTCTGTTTACACTGTAAGAGactgtttcagactgttttcttttctcatgaGCATCAACCACAGTAACAACCTGAAAGTCTGtctgtcaccacacacacgcatacacacacacacacacacacccaccacacacacacacgcacacacacacccccaccacacacacacgcgcgcacacacacacacacacacacacacacatacacacacccccaccacacacacacgcgcacacacacacacacacacacacacccaccacacacacgtgcacacacacacccgcacacacacacacacccgcacacacacacataactgcacagactcaaatacacacacacacacacacacacccagatacaggtacacacacacacgcacccacacacacacacacacacacacacacacacacacctgcacacacacacataactgcacagactcaaatacacacacacacccagatacaggcaaacacacacacacacacccacacgcacatgcactagcacacacacacataactgcacaggctcaaacacacacacccagatacagacacacacacacaggtgtcagTCTTCGCTGGAGTTTTCTGAATCGTCCCAGTCCACTTCCTCCCATGATGCTTTGGCCTGTTGCTTCCAGCTCCGCGCCAGGGCCATGGTTGCCCGGGGCAACAGGGCCACGCAGGCCGCCACCCCCGACACCCTGTCCTCCAGCATCGGGCCGCTCTCCCAGCGGTCTTCTTCCGGGTCGTAGATATGGACGTATTTCATACGACTGCCCTTGTCGTGGGATCGGCCGCCCAGGACGTAGATCCGCCTGTCCAGCACCGCGATGCCAGGCTCCCCGTGACCGGCAGGCAGCGGGCACACCACTGACCAGCTGTCTGTGCCAGGGTTATAGCATCCCAcctgtacacagagagagaccgagagagagagacagagagagaaagggagagagagagagagagagagagaaagagagagagaaagagagagagagagaggttatctCAGCTGCTCTGATATTGTAGTCCTTTGTGTTGAACAGCCGAGAGGCGAAAACCCTGCTGAAGTTCTTCCAAAGCGTTCACTTCGGTCAGGACGTGTGAGGTTCATCTGCCATTTGGGAAATTCCTTTTTCACTCATATGGAAGCCCGGTCCCCCAGCCAATCAGCACGATTCAGAGAGTCATGTGACTTTATGCTACTGGACCGGGTCAGTGCTTGAGACCTGTGTTCAGGTTCTGTTGCTTGTAACTCCTCCCACACGGGGGGTCCTTACGAAAGTTCgatgtgaacagaaaaaaaacatgactcgACAGTTTTCAGTACCTTCAGCACGTCTCTTCGATAGCCGAATCCGTCGTTGCTTCCGCCAATCACGTACGCTCGTCCGTTAACAGCGGCCATCCCGTGCCACGCCCTCTCCACGGGGCTGTCGGAGCGCGCCGTCCACTGGTTGTCACGGGGATCGTAGCAGTACGTCTCTTTCAGGTATGCCATCCCCCTCCGTCCGCACGCGATGTAAATCTTCCCATCAACCACTGCTCCTGCATGAGCGTGTACCTGGaccagaaacacaaacacacacacgcacaccagacGCACACATCACATTGTGAATTGCACATAAACAtattgcacacagacacaacacacacacaaaatcacacacatataaacagatgcaacccacagacacacacgcacacacacacacacacacacacacgatgcacacaggcagaacacacacaagagaCACATATACACGGatgtatcacacacatacacatcccatcacacacacacacacacacacacacacaaacactctcttttAATCTCTATGCCAGAGACAAACAGGTGTGAATTCTGTGTCGTCGGCATCACTCAGCTGTTTCTCAGGTTCATTAAACTGTCTGGGTTTTATCTGACGGTCCCGGATGTCTCACCTCCCGTCTCAGAGGACTAACATACTCCCAGGTGTTCGTCTGGGGATCGTAGCGTTCCACGCAGTCCAGCTCGGTGCTGTAGTCCCTCCCGCCGATGGCGTAGATGTGGccgcccaacacacacacgcagtggtCGGCGTGCTGCTGGAGCAAGGGTCGGATGCTGCACCAGGCGTTATGGCGGGGGTCGTACCTgcgaggtcaaaggtcaggtgAGATCACTAATGGTATACTGTATGCCTTGAACGTTACGGCGATAACGCTCGATTGGGTTTTCGGCCGAATTAACGCAACCCGCCCCTACCCCTCCCGTCTCAaaaactctccctctgtctgccccccAGGACAGAGAAATCACGGCCCAAACACCAAacggagggagagggggaattagaagaagaagaagataaagGCGGTGATAAAAGATGGAAAATGCTTTGGAACCGCTTTGATTCCTGAAACGTGAAACGTGTCCCAAAGAGAGACTCACTTTTATCAAACATGTTTCGCCAGCAGAGGAGAACCCAAACTGACTCAgaccgccaaaaaaaaaaaatcaaaatcaatcaCAACACCACGCAAAACTCATCATTAAAACGTCACGGTCAGAAATGCTGTGTGAGAACCCAGCcgtcttttcactctctcactccctgtaaacacactctctcactccccgtAAACACATCGGTCTTCAGAAGCCGGGTCAGAAATTATACTCCGTCTCCCATTGGCTGTCAGCTCCAGGCAGCCACAGTGTGTTCCAACTGCAtgccagctgtttttttttttatttgtttgtttgtttttcttttttctttacagatAGATCTCTGGAGTGTCTTTACCCTGCCCGAACAAAACGACTGGTCTGACAGCATTTATCCGTGTTTACGGCCGACGCGATAATCTCGTATTACTAAGCCCGGCTCTGGGTTCTCTCTGCTCCCAGCAGCTCTGAGAACGTTCTTGTGGAGGAAGATCCCTGAGGGCGTGGGATATTATGCTACAGGTCTCAGGTCCAGACCAAACCAATCAGGCCCAGAAGAGCCGGACCAAATGCCTTCAGATGCCTAAAGCCAATACCAGCTAAAACTACAGTGAATCAATACTACGGCGAAACAACACTGTTTCTGCTACGACTGCTCGAGTGTCGATGGACAGTAGCGCTTAaaagtcttgttttttctcaatttgaaaacaaaaacaattaagaCTCAGTGACCCTAACACAACACAAGAGACATAACAAGttcacacaggtcagagagtTTGATTTAGATCCCCTCCCTGGATGGAGAGCGTTCACACCTGATCTGAATCGGATTGGATTCACATGCAGCGATTCCCCACGTTCTCCCCGGTTCTCCTCACCTCCAACATCGAGACTCGGCGCGGAACCCGCTGGTGTTCTTGTCCCCTCCCACCAGGTAAATGAAGTTATTGAAGACGGCGATGCCCATGTTCGACATTCGGGGGGCGCAGTTGGTCACCACCCCCCTCCACTCGCTCCAGCTCTGGTGGAAGACGTGGAAACGCTCCTCATTGTCCGCCATGGTCCCCGAAGAGAACATGCCTCCAAATCCCAGGATGCAGTGCGTGCTGGAACGGGGCTGAGTCAGCGGGGTCTGCATGATGGGCTGCCAGAGCTCCTCGCTGTGGTAACGCAGCGCCTTGGCGACACACTCGCGGAGCGGACAGTCTTTGAGTCGGCTGTGCAGCCTTAGCAGAATGTGATGCTCCATCAGACAGAAACGCACGGCCTCCAACATCCGCAGCGGCTCCTAACACACGGACACAAGCTCAGAATTAGTCCATAAACGCAGCCTTTTGCATACGATACACATCTCACCACCATGACATTCACTTGCGGATCACGAATTCGGGATACACATCCAGTTTTAGTGTTTATGTGGTCCAAACTCACCATAACAAGTAACACAATGATGTACACACTTGAAAACAGTGCCCTCTGGTGGGGTACAGTAACAGCGCAGGTGTTAATGGATCTGAAACAGCTCTGAATTCTCTACATgttttttcactctgaaattCAAACTATGCGAATTCTGATGAAGttctgctcctgggggaccacCTTCCTGCATGGTTTT
Proteins encoded in this region:
- the klhl22 gene encoding kelch-like protein 22 — protein: MSEVGDSKDPVGGSATGTVRPCGRQRYRSSAHSQGLLDGLLALRDGGILFDVVLLVEGKPIPAHRILLAASCDYFRGMFAGGLREMQQAEIPVHGVTYTAMSKLLDFIYTAEIELNLDNVQEVLCAATLLQVQDVIGFCCDFLFSWLDDENILELEKLADVYGLEQLEQKLRLYLLKNIETFSRTAVYRQLPADKVFGVLSSDELEVSSENEVYEAALHYHYSPEQVARDQVCLKEPLRMLEAVRFCLMEHHILLRLHSRLKDCPLRECVAKALRYHSEELWQPIMQTPLTQPRSSTHCILGFGGMFSSGTMADNEERFHVFHQSWSEWRGVVTNCAPRMSNMGIAVFNNFIYLVGGDKNTSGFRAESRCWRYDPRHNAWCSIRPLLQQHADHCVCVLGGHIYAIGGRDYSTELDCVERYDPQTNTWEYVSPLRREVHAHAGAVVDGKIYIACGRRGMAYLKETYCYDPRDNQWTARSDSPVERAWHGMAAVNGRAYVIGGSNDGFGYRRDVLKVGCYNPGTDSWSVVCPLPAGHGEPGIAVLDRRIYVLGGRSHDKGSRMKYVHIYDPEEDRWESGPMLEDRVSGVAACVALLPRATMALARSWKQQAKASWEEVDWDDSENSSED